The DNA region GTGAGCTTCTTGTTCTTGCAGACGTTCACGTTCATGTCCTGCTCGCGGGCGTTCTCGCCGACGATCATGCCGACGTACACTTCCGCGCCGGCCTCGATGAAGAAGGAGCCGCGGTCCTGGAGTTTCCAGATGGAGTACGCGAAGGCCGGGCCGTCTTCCATGGAGACGAGGCTGCCGTTCTGGCGGCTCTTGATCTCGCCGGCCCAGGGGGCGTACCCGTCGAAGATGTGGCTCATGATGCCTTCGCCCTGCGTCATGCTCAGGAACTGGTTACGGAAGCCGAACAGCGCGCGGCTGGGGATCTTGAATTCCACGCGGACGCGGCTACCCATGGGTTCCATGTTGACCATCTGGCCCTTGCGGCTGCCCAGCACGCCGATGACGGCGCTGGAGAGGCTCTCGGGCATGTCGAGGACGAGGTGCTCGATGGGCTCGTGCTTCTCGCCGTCGATCTCGCGGATGATCACCTGGGGCGCGCCGACCTGCACTTCGTAGCCTTCGCGGCGCATGGTTTCGAGCAGGATCGAGAGGTGCAGTTCGCCGCGGCCGCTGACCTTGAATTCGTCGGGGCGGATCTCCTCGACTTTCAGGGACACGTTGGTCATGACTTCTTTCTTCAGGCGGTCGTTCAGGTGGCGGCTGGTGACGTACTTGCCGTCGCGGCCCGCGAAGGGGCTGGTGTTCGGCTGGAAGATCATGCTGACGGTGGGTTCGTCGACGGTGATGATCGGCAGCGCTTCGGGGTCGGCGAGGTCGGCGACGGTCTCACCGATCTGCGCGTCCTCGATGCCGGCCAGGGCGACGATGTCGCCGGCGCTGACAGAGTCGACTTCGATGCGGCGCAGGCCCATGTGCGTGAAGGGCTGCACGACACGGCTCTTGGTCATGGTGCCGTCTTTGTGCATCAGCTGGACGAACTCGCCCTTCTTGACGGTGCCGCGCTTGACGCGTCCCAGGACGATGCGGCCCAGGTACTCGTTGTAGTCGAGGTTCGTGACGAGCATCTGGAAGGGGGCGTCGACGTCGACGCTGGGGGCGGGGATGTGCTCGAGGACCATGTCGAACAGTTCGTGCATGTCGTCCTGGGGCTTGTCGAGTTCCTTGTAGGCCTTGCCGTCGCGGGCGATGGCGTACAGGATCGGGAAGTCCAGCTGGTCGTCGTTCGCACCGAGTTCGGCCATCAGGTCGAAGGTCAGGTTCACGACTTCTTCGGGGCGGGCGTCGTTGCGGTCGATCTTGTTGACGACCACGATGGGCTTGAGGCCCAGTTCGATGGCCTTGCGCAGCACGAAGCGGGTCTGGGGCATGGGGCCTTCGGCGGCGTCCACGAGGACCAGGGCGCCGTCGACCATGCCGAGGACGCGTTCGACTTCCCCGCCGAAGTCGGCGTGGCCGGGGGTGTCGACGATGTTGATCTTGACGCCCTTGTACTCGACGGCAGTGTTCTTCGCGAGGATGGTGATGCCACGCTCTTTTTCAAGGTCGTTGCTGTCCATGGCGCGTTCCACGATTTCCTCACCGTGGCCGAGTTTCAGGGTCTGGCGCAGCAGCGCGTCCACGAGGGTGGTCTTACCGTGGTCGACGTGTGCAATGATCGCGATGTTTCTGTATTCCATAACTGTC from Deinococcus depolymerans includes:
- the typA gene encoding translational GTPase TypA produces the protein MEYRNIAIIAHVDHGKTTLVDALLRQTLKLGHGEEIVERAMDSNDLEKERGITILAKNTAVEYKGVKINIVDTPGHADFGGEVERVLGMVDGALVLVDAAEGPMPQTRFVLRKAIELGLKPIVVVNKIDRNDARPEEVVNLTFDLMAELGANDDQLDFPILYAIARDGKAYKELDKPQDDMHELFDMVLEHIPAPSVDVDAPFQMLVTNLDYNEYLGRIVLGRVKRGTVKKGEFVQLMHKDGTMTKSRVVQPFTHMGLRRIEVDSVSAGDIVALAGIEDAQIGETVADLADPEALPIITVDEPTVSMIFQPNTSPFAGRDGKYVTSRHLNDRLKKEVMTNVSLKVEEIRPDEFKVSGRGELHLSILLETMRREGYEVQVGAPQVIIREIDGEKHEPIEHLVLDMPESLSSAVIGVLGSRKGQMVNMEPMGSRVRVEFKIPSRALFGFRNQFLSMTQGEGIMSHIFDGYAPWAGEIKSRQNGSLVSMEDGPAFAYSIWKLQDRGSFFIEAGAEVYVGMIVGENAREQDMNVNVCKNKKLTNVRSSGADDALTLTPIRRLSLEDALEYISEDELVELTPNNIRLRKKILNPSLRK